Proteins encoded in a region of the Atopobium sp. oral taxon 416 genome:
- a CDS encoding HPr family phosphocarrier protein, translated as MVSKSTTIVNATGLHARPASQFVAAAKKFPCNVTIKDLTKDSAPVNAKSIMMILAAGLQSGTKVEVSCDGEQEQEALDTLVTLIDDGFGEK; from the coding sequence ATGGTTTCCAAGAGTACGACCATCGTCAATGCAACCGGTTTGCATGCTCGTCCGGCTTCTCAGTTTGTGGCAGCTGCGAAAAAGTTCCCTTGCAATGTGACGATTAAGGATCTCACGAAGGACTCCGCTCCAGTCAACGCGAAATCAATCATGATGATCTTGGCTGCAGGCCTTCAGTCTGGCACAAAGGTAGAGGTTTCTTGTGACGGTGAACAGGAGCAGGAGGCACTCGATACCCTCGTCACTTTGATCGACGATGGCTTCGGCGAGAAGTAA
- the secD gene encoding protein translocase subunit SecD, with amino-acid sequence MSNKGSNSAHFGIDRWNQREAGSAGSAKHARSSNRPKKHHEKMPAQVRRWVSTLVVLAAVCVACIIGFTPLSETITQGLDIKGGVSIILSASKSDGSQPSSDEMQAATTIVQNRVNSLGASEATVQQQGSNSILVQIPGATDAESAAHTIGQAGHLEFVRLDDIGDADALLKLRSGQREVALQPGSYTPFMDGSYIGSTSVQQTQNGQYVVNISFNSNGAQIFGDVTRELAPTHGQIAIVLDGTIESAPVVQSEITDGNVSISGNFSLDDARNLKTVLDSGSLPVNLTFSESRVVGPTLGQDSLTQGIVALVVGVALVVVYLFIFYRGLGLLTLGSLACFAVLYLGLLAILSRNGMFSLTLPGLAGMVLTTGSAADSSILVLERFHEEIRMGRTVRNASISGAKHGIRTSLDADIVTLVSAISLFALAIGTVKGFGLTLALGVACDIVTMFCFKAPALRLLARGTIQKNPKFWGIAEDLEEAEMKAHARGVKGGVAHA; translated from the coding sequence ATGAGCAACAAAGGATCCAACAGCGCTCATTTTGGTATTGACCGCTGGAACCAGAGAGAAGCGGGATCGGCCGGAAGCGCAAAGCACGCGCGATCTTCTAACCGTCCGAAAAAGCACCATGAAAAAATGCCGGCGCAGGTCCGTCGGTGGGTCTCCACCTTAGTTGTCTTGGCGGCGGTCTGTGTCGCCTGCATTATCGGCTTTACGCCTTTAAGTGAAACGATCACCCAGGGCCTCGATATCAAAGGTGGCGTCTCGATCATCTTAAGCGCCTCCAAAAGCGACGGCTCGCAGCCTTCCTCCGACGAGATGCAGGCGGCGACCACGATCGTGCAGAACCGTGTGAATTCACTCGGGGCCTCTGAGGCGACGGTGCAGCAGCAGGGTTCCAACTCCATCCTGGTGCAGATCCCAGGCGCGACGGACGCAGAGTCCGCGGCCCACACGATCGGGCAGGCCGGACACCTGGAATTTGTCCGCCTCGACGATATCGGCGATGCGGATGCGCTGTTAAAGCTGCGCTCCGGACAGCGGGAGGTTGCGCTGCAGCCGGGGAGCTATACCCCCTTTATGGACGGTTCCTACATTGGCAGCACCTCGGTACAACAGACCCAAAATGGTCAATATGTGGTCAATATCTCTTTCAACTCCAACGGTGCTCAGATCTTCGGGGACGTTACCCGTGAGCTCGCTCCGACCCATGGCCAGATCGCAATCGTGCTCGATGGCACGATTGAGTCCGCCCCGGTGGTCCAGTCTGAGATCACCGACGGAAATGTCTCCATCTCCGGCAATTTCTCCCTCGACGATGCACGCAACTTAAAGACCGTATTGGACTCCGGCTCACTGCCGGTGAATCTCACCTTCTCCGAGAGCCGTGTGGTCGGCCCGACCCTAGGCCAGGATTCGCTTACGCAGGGCATTGTGGCGCTCGTCGTCGGCGTGGCCCTCGTGGTGGTCTATCTCTTTATCTTCTACCGCGGCTTAGGCCTCCTGACGCTGGGCTCCCTGGCCTGCTTTGCAGTGCTCTACTTAGGGTTGCTTGCAATCCTTTCACGCAACGGAATGTTCTCACTCACGCTGCCTGGCCTTGCCGGCATGGTCCTCACAACCGGCTCTGCGGCTGACTCCTCGATCTTGGTCTTAGAGCGTTTCCACGAAGAGATCCGCATGGGAAGGACCGTACGGAATGCATCCATCTCCGGCGCTAAGCACGGCATCCGCACCTCGCTAGACGCGGACATCGTGACGCTCGTGTCTGCGATATCCCTGTTTGCCCTTGCAATCGGCACGGTCAAAGGTTTCGGCTTGACCCTGGCTTTGGGCGTCGCCTGCGACATCGTGACGATGTTCTGCTTCAAGGCACCGGCCTTGAGGCTGCTCGCGCGCGGTACGATCCAGAAGAATCCGAAGTTCTGGGGTATCGCGGAGGACCTCGAAGAGGCTGAAATGAAAGCACACGCACGGGGTGTGAAGGGAGGTGTCGCCCATGCGTAG
- the queA gene encoding tRNA preQ1(34) S-adenosylmethionine ribosyltransferase-isomerase QueA, producing the protein MRTDDFDYDLPQGLIAQEPTDQRDSCRLFVLHRDTGKHDYKVFTDIIDYLNPGDLLVANKTRVMPARLVGHKQKTGGVSETLLLKRREDKDPMGHVWECLVNPGKRLKPGTVIEYRAGETQAPMSAPVVLTAEIIDYVEDSRGGRLVRFDPAGGLTLDEAMHKAGHVPLPPYITQYDGDPEKYQTVYAMHEEHSAAAPTAGLHFTPELIKRIEDKGVQWKTVELEVGIDTFRLVEEDDPTKHMMHTERYHVNQDVVDAVHATKEAGHRVIAVGTTSVRSLESAFDPEVPVSDPPVVARYFEDAKDSAKVTGKGDIVVRKNATTSLYLMPGSTYHVVDGLITNFHVPRSTLMMLVSAFASRDQIMDAYQDAIQRKFRMLSFGDAMFIE; encoded by the coding sequence ATGAGAACTGACGATTTTGATTACGATCTGCCACAGGGGCTGATCGCACAGGAACCCACGGACCAACGCGATTCCTGCCGCCTCTTTGTGCTGCACCGCGATACAGGCAAGCATGACTATAAAGTCTTCACTGACATTATCGACTACCTCAACCCCGGCGATCTGCTGGTAGCCAACAAGACCCGCGTCATGCCCGCACGACTGGTCGGCCACAAACAGAAGACCGGTGGCGTCTCTGAGACGTTGCTCTTGAAGCGCCGTGAGGACAAGGATCCGATGGGCCATGTGTGGGAGTGCCTGGTCAATCCGGGTAAACGTCTCAAGCCCGGTACTGTAATCGAGTATCGCGCCGGCGAGACTCAGGCACCGATGAGCGCCCCGGTCGTCCTGACTGCAGAGATCATCGATTACGTCGAGGATAGCCGCGGAGGACGTCTAGTCAGGTTTGATCCGGCTGGGGGGCTGACCCTCGATGAGGCGATGCACAAAGCCGGCCATGTGCCTCTGCCGCCCTATATCACCCAGTACGACGGGGATCCGGAAAAATATCAGACCGTCTACGCGATGCACGAGGAGCACTCCGCTGCTGCTCCGACCGCGGGCCTGCATTTCACCCCTGAGCTGATCAAGCGTATTGAGGACAAAGGCGTCCAGTGGAAGACAGTAGAGCTCGAGGTCGGCATCGATACCTTTCGCCTGGTTGAGGAGGACGACCCGACCAAGCACATGATGCACACTGAGCGCTACCACGTGAACCAGGATGTGGTGGATGCCGTGCATGCGACGAAGGAAGCCGGCCACCGCGTGATTGCGGTTGGTACCACCTCGGTGCGCTCGCTCGAGTCAGCCTTCGATCCGGAGGTTCCGGTCTCCGATCCGCCGGTGGTCGCCCGCTACTTTGAGGATGCCAAGGACTCCGCCAAGGTCACCGGCAAGGGTGACATCGTGGTCCGCAAGAATGCCACCACATCGCTCTACCTGATGCCGGGTTCCACCTACCACGTAGTGGATGGGCTTATCACTAACTTCCATGTGCCGAGATCGACCCTCATGATGTTGGTAAGCGCCTTTGCGAGCAGAGACCAGATCATGGACGCATACCAGGACGCGATCCAACGTAAGTTCAGAATGCTGAGCTTCGGTGACGCGATGTTTATCGAGTAG
- a CDS encoding DUF3267 domain-containing protein, which yields MSELQGYSVVEKFDLLHDRHILERLSRASQFLLVASVLAAILICAITHTALIQGWIGFIWFAVVMCVSLTAHEGIHALGFLIASQGHAHISFGITWAFLYTKTDDAILPKGAFSAVLMAPTIVLAIALPTLGASFGFLGESLLVDALHLTGCVGDWMMVEAIAKHNECTHVRDTSYGCCLLKKNDAA from the coding sequence GTGAGTGAACTACAGGGCTACAGTGTGGTCGAGAAGTTTGACCTCTTGCATGACCGGCATATTCTCGAGCGGCTTTCACGTGCCTCGCAGTTCCTGTTGGTCGCCTCTGTTCTAGCCGCGATTCTGATCTGTGCGATCACCCACACCGCCCTGATACAGGGATGGATCGGCTTTATCTGGTTCGCGGTGGTGATGTGCGTGAGCCTGACTGCCCACGAGGGAATCCACGCGCTGGGCTTCCTGATCGCCTCACAAGGGCATGCGCACATCTCCTTTGGAATCACCTGGGCCTTCCTCTACACCAAAACCGACGATGCAATCCTGCCCAAAGGAGCTTTCTCTGCAGTCCTGATGGCCCCGACGATCGTTTTGGCCATTGCGTTGCCTACACTTGGCGCTTCCTTCGGCTTTCTGGGAGAGAGCCTGCTCGTCGATGCGCTGCACCTCACCGGATGCGTAGGGGATTGGATGATGGTGGAAGCGATTGCGAAACACAACGAGTGCACGCACGTGCGGGATACCTCCTATGGGTGCTGCCTGCTTAAGAAAAACGATGCGGCGTAG
- the tgt gene encoding tRNA guanosine(34) transglycosylase Tgt translates to MASNKNFTFTIQAEDPNTYARAGLIHTEHGDIPTPIFMPVGTKATVKGVLPSTLEHLGAKIILANTYHLANRPGADLIEEMGGLHEFMHWRRPTLTDSGGFQVFSHGQFTKLSDNGVRFRAVDYDGRYIEWTPEENMHIAEQLGADIVMQLDQCTPYPAERSFVERAVELSSSWAERCYRAHTRPDQALFGIVQGGMDMDLRLRSLKHLEECGDFGGYGIGGYSVGESHEVMYESLDPLVSEYMPKDKPRYLMGVGNPTTLVHEVGCGVDMFDCVLPTRIARMGTAFNHEGRMNMKNAKFTHDKSPLDPLCECPVCIQGFTRAYIHHLVKQQEMLGSILLSMHNLYFLLQLMRQARTAIFAGRYKEFEDEWMSCTAAKDY, encoded by the coding sequence GTGGCGAGCAACAAGAATTTTACCTTTACGATTCAAGCCGAAGATCCCAACACCTATGCCCGAGCTGGCCTTATCCATACCGAGCACGGAGATATCCCCACACCGATCTTTATGCCGGTGGGGACCAAAGCCACGGTCAAGGGGGTCTTACCCTCCACCCTCGAGCACCTGGGTGCCAAGATCATCCTGGCCAACACCTACCACCTGGCAAACCGGCCGGGGGCGGATCTGATCGAGGAGATGGGCGGACTCCATGAATTCATGCACTGGAGACGTCCCACACTCACCGACTCCGGTGGCTTTCAGGTCTTCTCCCACGGCCAGTTCACGAAGCTCTCCGATAACGGAGTGAGGTTCCGCGCGGTCGACTACGATGGACGCTACATCGAGTGGACGCCGGAGGAGAACATGCACATCGCCGAGCAGCTCGGCGCGGACATCGTGATGCAGCTCGATCAGTGCACGCCCTATCCCGCGGAGCGCTCCTTTGTCGAGCGCGCGGTGGAGCTCTCGAGCAGCTGGGCGGAGCGTTGTTACAGGGCGCACACCCGTCCGGATCAGGCTCTCTTCGGAATTGTCCAGGGCGGCATGGACATGGACCTGCGCCTGCGTTCCCTCAAACATCTGGAGGAGTGCGGCGACTTTGGCGGCTACGGGATCGGGGGCTACTCGGTTGGGGAGAGCCACGAAGTGATGTATGAGAGCCTGGATCCGCTTGTTTCTGAGTACATGCCGAAGGATAAGCCCCGTTATCTGATGGGGGTCGGCAACCCTACGACGCTTGTACACGAGGTAGGCTGCGGTGTCGATATGTTTGACTGCGTGCTGCCGACTAGGATTGCCCGTATGGGTACGGCTTTTAACCATGAGGGGCGCATGAACATGAAGAACGCCAAGTTCACGCACGATAAGAGCCCGCTGGACCCCTTATGTGAGTGTCCGGTCTGCATCCAAGGTTTCACCCGTGCCTATATCCACCACTTGGTGAAGCAGCAGGAGATGCTCGGGTCAATCCTTCTATCTATGCATAATCTGTACTTTTTGCTGCAGCTGATGCGACAGGCACGGACGGCTATCTTTGCAGGTAGATACAAAGAATTTGAAGACGAGTGGATGTCGTGCACGGCAGCGAAGGACTACTAG
- a CDS encoding epoxyqueuosine reductase QueH, translated as MRTSILLHACCGPCSIEPVKYLCKEGFEPTICWTNPNIQPVAEHDKRLAVLQKWAREVAHVEVIVAGDDREAWEKFVAPNLMNRPQRCRACYALRLSEACRVAKERGFRYISTTLAVSPYQLFDTCHEVLDATAKKAGLISVWRDFRPYYSDSVTDSRALGMYRQNYCGCRFSVVEACVSRHELRDTRKTKKHVHV; from the coding sequence ATGAGAACGTCTATTCTTCTCCATGCCTGCTGCGGGCCCTGCTCGATCGAGCCGGTGAAATACCTATGCAAAGAGGGCTTTGAGCCGACGATCTGCTGGACCAACCCGAATATCCAGCCTGTGGCAGAACACGACAAACGACTTGCTGTGCTTCAGAAGTGGGCCCGTGAGGTAGCGCATGTCGAGGTGATCGTCGCGGGTGATGATCGTGAGGCCTGGGAAAAGTTTGTGGCGCCGAACCTGATGAACCGGCCTCAGCGCTGCCGCGCCTGCTACGCGCTGCGCTTGAGTGAAGCCTGCCGGGTTGCCAAAGAGCGGGGTTTTCGCTACATCTCTACCACGCTAGCGGTCTCACCCTACCAACTCTTCGATACCTGCCATGAAGTGCTTGATGCGACCGCAAAGAAGGCGGGGCTCATCAGCGTCTGGAGGGACTTCCGTCCCTACTATTCTGATTCGGTTACGGATTCACGGGCACTCGGCATGTATCGACAGAACTACTGCGGCTGCCGCTTTTCCGTGGTGGAGGCCTGCGTTTCTCGCCACGAGCTCAGGGATACGCGGAAAACCAAAAAGCACGTGCACGTGTGA